CAGGAGCATGCCGCCGATGAAGAGCACGATGCCGAGGACTCCGGCGCCGGTGCTGGCGTTTATTCCCAGGACGGCTCCCAGCCCGAGCAGGACGCCTCCCGGGAGCACCAGCAGCAGGGTGATGGCGATACCCCAGAGCAGGGACAGGCCGTAGGCGCCGGTGAAGGCACCCAGTCGGGCCAGGCCTCGGCGCAGCCCATCCGCCGGGCGGGCGGACTCGCCGAGCTGCACGGGCACGACGTACCGGGTGATGACGAGGGTGGCGAGCCAGTAGCTCCAGATGAGGACGAGCCAGAGGGCGGAGAGGGACACCATCATCGTGGCGAAATCCCCGAACACGCTCGTGGGATCCGCCTCGATCCGGGCCTGGATCGCCTTGCTGCCCTGCATGAGGGAGTTGGTGCGCTCGAGGAAGAGCGTGATGCCCTTGGCGATGATGTAGTTGACCAGCTCGAAGCCGAGGCAGAGCACGAAGAGCGGCCGGAGGTGGGCCCGCCAGAAGGTGGCGGAGCGGTCGATCAGCTCGCCGAGAGCGAGTGGGCGCAGGTCCTTGATGCCGGAGGGGGGGCTCACAGGCGGGGCAGCATACCGCGTCTCACCCCCGCTCCTGGCGGAAGAGAGGGGCAGGTCGCAGCAGGGCGCGGGCCACGGCGGCGGGGTCCTCGGCCTCGAGGACGGCGGAGATGACCGCGAACCCATGGGCGCCCGGCAGCAGGGAGGCCCGCTCCGGGGTGATGCCTCCGAGCGCCAGGGCCGGGCAGGGCACGGACGCGGCCAGCGCCTGGAAGCCCTCCGGACCCAGCTGGGGACGGGTGTCTCCGGGCTTCGAGCCCGGGGCATACACGGGGCTCACCAGCGCCAGGTCGGCCCCGCGAGCGAGCAGGGCCTCGTCCCGGTCATGGACGGCGACGCTGACCAGACGTCCGGCGGGGAGGTGAGGGCGCACGTCCGCCACCGTGGGGCCATGGGCGGGAAGGTGCAGGTGCGCGCCGACCAGGAGCGCCACATCCAGCCGTCCGTTGACGAAGAGCGGGTTGCCGCGCGCCCGGCACAGCTCCGCGAGCCACCGAGCCTCTTCCAGGAAGGCGCGCGCGGGAGCGTCGGGGTGACGGTGCTGGACGGCGACCTCGGGCCCGGCCTCCAGCGCGCGCTCCAGGGCCGAGAGCAGCCGAGCCCGGGGAAGCCGCCAGTCGGTGATGACGACCAGCCGGGGCAGGGCGGACACTACTCGACGAGCCCCTCGATGGGGCTGGAGGCGCTGCCGTAGGCCTTGCGGGGGATGCGGCCCGCGAGGAAGGCGTCGCGGCCGGCCTCCACGGCCTTGCGCATGGCCACTGCCATGCGGACCGGATCCTTCGCGCCGGCGATGGCGGTATTCATGAGGATGGCGTCCACGCCCAGCTCCATGGCGATCGCCGCGTCCGAGGCCGTCCCCACGCCCGCGTCGACGATGACGGGGACCTTCACGAGCTCGCGGATGAGGCGGATGTTGTGGGGGTTGCGGATGCCCAGGCCCGAGCCGATGGGAGCAGCCAGCGGCATCACGGCCGCGCAGCCCAGGTCCTCCAGCTTGCGCGCGGTGATGGGATCGTCGGTGGTGTAGGGCAGGACGGTGAAGCCCTCCTTCACGAGGATGCGCGCGGCCTTCAGCGTCTCCTCGACGTCGGGGTAGAGGGTCTTCTCGTCGCCGAGCACCTCGAGCTTCACCCACTTGCTCATGCCCAGCTCCTCGGCGAGCCGGCAGGTGCGCACCGCATCGTCGGCGGTGTAGCAGAGGGCGGTGTTGGGCAGCAGGCGCATGCGCGAGGTGTCGATCCAGTTCATCAGCGACGCCTCGCCGCGCGCGCTCAGGTCCAGCCGCCGGACGGCCACGGTGACCATCTCGGCGCCGGAGGCCTCGTGGCAGCGCTTCATCACCTCATGGCTGGGGTACTTGCCGGTGCCGACGATGAGGCGGGACTGGAAGGTGACTCCCGCCAGGGTGAAGGGGGTGTCCTGGGTGCTCATGTGTTCTCCTACCCGCCGCCTACGAAGGTGACGATCTCCACGCGATCCTGGGGCTGGAGGCGGTGCTC
Above is a genomic segment from Hyalangium gracile containing:
- a CDS encoding thiazole synthase → MSTQDTPFTLAGVTFQSRLIVGTGKYPSHEVMKRCHEASGAEMVTVAVRRLDLSARGEASLMNWIDTSRMRLLPNTALCYTADDAVRTCRLAEELGMSKWVKLEVLGDEKTLYPDVEETLKAARILVKEGFTVLPYTTDDPITARKLEDLGCAAVMPLAAPIGSGLGIRNPHNIRLIRELVKVPVIVDAGVGTASDAAIAMELGVDAILMNTAIAGAKDPVRMAVAMRKAVEAGRDAFLAGRIPRKAYGSASSPIEGLVE
- a CDS encoding thiamine phosphate synthase, whose protein sequence is MSALPRLVVITDWRLPRARLLSALERALEAGPEVAVQHRHPDAPARAFLEEARWLAELCRARGNPLFVNGRLDVALLVGAHLHLPAHGPTVADVRPHLPAGRLVSVAVHDRDEALLARGADLALVSPVYAPGSKPGDTRPQLGPEGFQALAASVPCPALALGGITPERASLLPGAHGFAVISAVLEAEDPAAVARALLRPAPLFRQERG